The genomic window gcaagcaatcgaaaaaaacggcctgaactgatcaacagaaaaggtacgtcttccatcaggacaacgctagaccacacacatctttgatgactcggcaaaaactgggagagcttggctgggaagttatGATGCATCAACCATATAgctctgaccttgcaccatcggactatcatttgtttcgTTCAATGCAGAaatcccttaatggagtaaagttggcctCAAGAAAAGTccgtgaaaattacttgtcacagtttttcgccgagaaaccataACAATTTTAAACTGATGGAGTAATggctctagcggaaaaatggcaaaaagtggtcgaccaaaatagtacatatttgattcattaaagttgattataaatataaaaaaataagttgaagtgtaattagaaatacgaaaagactttttcggctACCCACAAATATTTTAGCGTTTAACCAACTCTAACACACCCTAAACAAATattgtgtaaaaaaatactttagttGTGTtatatatttcgtttttaaagcTCAGATCTTATTATATTTCATTggcttttttaaattgatttacaACAAACTGCAAATAACAGTATTTATGtcgtttaaatattatttatgggACAACGTAGTTTTGTAAATGCAACAGTGGCTTTCGTATAGCCATTCCAGAAAAATTCTTTCAGTCAAGTGTGCTTACGTTGACTCACGGAAACTCAGCGTGAAGATGGCCAAAAATGTTATCAAATGCAGATATAATTTTTGCATATACGAGTAatagattgtcaaaaaagtcttgcggtattttcgctagttggcgctgaaagcgcgtagttctagttttattcgtcgcatcgggtcatgcgaTCTTTCTCATTCAttgctcatttcacgcgctaacacgtgtttgattgattgtcgtttcttttaagtcgttcgtgagttatagcgtcgcaaacatggagcaaaataaagagaaattgcggcatattttacagtacgtaggttgctatatatatttctggcctaataatgtaaataggcatatttatcaacgaaaatggttttcttttatttatttttttattttttttttttgtcaattgctgttttgtttcgggctcatacgcatagatccatgattcgtcatctgtgacgatcttataaacgtcttttgaagcaccgccatcgtatttttcagcatttctttacaccaatccgcacgagccttttttttgaGCGactgtcaaattgtgcgggatccaacgagaacaaaccttttttacggccaggtgtttatgcaatatcgaatgtatgctggtgggagaaatggataggcatgcctctatctgaaggtacatacatatgttacatgacggtcttgcattatcagttcacgtacggcatcgttgtattctggcacaacggctgtttttggacgaccttctcGGAATTCGTTTCGATggactcttgtcgtgataatccacgtcgaaagttgtgaaaaatgatcgcacgaaaatgttcacgagttaattcctttttttggccgagatgaattttttaattgcctgtaaataaaacaattcacgattaaatgacaaaacgttctgagtgatgttatgctaaaaaatgtcaaactttccaatggaaatgtcagattgcacctggcaacactttgtgttgccctaggccagaatatatatagcagccctcgtactactacgataaagtcaaaaatgcatctcaagccgccaataaaatttgtgcagtttatggacccgatacagtttccatttccaccgcacaaagatggtttcaacgttttcgttctggtgtagagggggtcgaagatgcgccacgctccggaaggcctgtcgtcgaaaatttcgataaaatcgctgaattggtcgaaagagacaggcatagtagcagccgtagcatcggtcaagagctgggcatgagtcatcaaaaattcatttcaatttcaataaaaaaaaaaattctataaaaataccgcaagacttttttgacaacccattattttacaaatacgATATTATTACACTGTACAACGCACGGCTGCGTATTGCaacaaactaatttttaatttttggtgtaATACCAAATTGATTTGGTACAGTATCCTAAAAAAGGCATATGAACTAAACTGATTTTAGGGAAGAGTGATGGCGCATGTTACTTCAAAATCAGTTGTCCTCAAAATCAGTTGTCCTCATATTACTTCAAAATCAGTTGTCctcttttactttatttttgctCATCAGCTGTTGAGTGGAGAGCTTGCAAAAGGAAACAAACTCCACAAGTCAAACTCTTGAATTGGCAGTAAAAGTTAAATTCCATACGAATTTCCTTCCGTAATTTGTAGCACCGAATATTTCAGACCCAACGAATGCGACTTCTAGCGACATGGAAAACGATGAGGATTCTGAGGAAGAAATTATTCAACCCCTGTCCAAAACGATGCAACGTgttcttttatataattaaattaatttaatatagattctcaaataagtataagatttaattaaaaactccaagtgtacagaaaaaattacaacaagtaTTTAAGTATACTACTCGTATATAAGTACTTGTGTCATAcgttcatacatacatctatgtacatacatatattcagctGGAGTAAAAGGGTTTGGAAAAGAAAATAAGTCTTAGTTATACAAACTCTCTTATCTCTTGTATCTTTGTGCactacataaaaaattatttggtatgacgaaatgttaataataatgGAATGGCAAGTGgtagtaaggaagggctaagttcgggtgaaaccgaatattttttactcttgcaacttgcaaaccTAATCATATAGGGtaaagtcagccagatgttcgaaGATCCTAATTATAGCTATATAGTGGCTAGGCCatgttttcgctcaaatttatctattttgggcacaaagatacactgttatgaataaaacacgctctgttatttttattgagataactcacatattggccgatatatgcggtgcaaagtcaccccgaaaatcgaaaatctttatattaagtatatgggggctaagcgCAGTATTgttccgattcaacccatttggacatacagacataccataaAAAGAGAAGGATTGTcccttaattttaattatacatatacatatgtgacacATTGTCCggcattttcgatcaaaagtcaactgtaggtacaggggtctaaatattcggtacctagggacttgaaaAGTTTTTCTTGGGTTCAAATTATTGGGTAttttgtcataaggtggcacacacgaAAGACATTATACGTGCacagttttatcccgttatattaattgcttcttgatttgtgtactggaaactgatcgaatcaaatggaatttaaattgtgctatatggttgttgtccgatttcgttcgttttcacaatgtgacacaaaaatgtaaaaataataccaCTAAATtctgtactaaattttgttgaaatcggttaGTCAGGTCCCGAGATGTGGTATTTCACAAAAGAGTGGGtagtgccacgcccatttcccaattttcacaccagctcccataaagctcCCTTATTCCATCGCGGTGGTAGAATTTAATGtgtctggcgtatttagttattgatttatcgcgcttttagtagttttttatCAGTGCCGTTAtttggggagtgagcggggttatcctccgatttaatacattttcacactggcggtagaaatttttcaaatatttgtttttttttagttgttcTAGCTTAAGTGTTTTCGGAGATATGTACTTAAAACTGGTCTCAAAAAACTTTGCCCAcaagtgccccttgctactgcaatcGTTTGTACCAAATGACAGcattatatcttaattaagtgatttgtgggcgtggcatcCGATTACACCCATCCACGAActcatactttttttttactattgaaCCTACACACCGAGTTTCAtcgagatacatacatatgtcatttttgactcaagttacagcttccacggatggacagacagacagtcaaccggatttcaacttttctcgtaactctgatcatttatacatatacatacatataaatcaccctatatctatctcgcttatttataggtgatacgtacaactgtTAGATGAACATAACTATAAAACACTGTAGCAACTGATTGCaatagtattaaaaaattagttccAGTTTTTAACAACGACACAATTGAGCAAATATCTAAAACAAGAACCTGAATGTTGCCCCATAGCCCTTCTAGGTAATAACAAtgaaatttctttcattttcatactttttactatttactagacaaaaatataaagtacatacattCAAATATCGCAAGAAGTCATAGTCAtgtattgcaattttttaaagctGGTAATGATATAGATTTATCAGGAGATATTGGAATGGGTAAAACTCCAACTGTTCCTATATTccttaataaataatataaatgacgtatatgCAAGGACAATTGAATCGTAAGGTACACATCATCCAATTAATGGTGACTTTGGTGTGATACACAACCACAATTTCATGTCGGATTAATGGCTACACCACAACTAAAACCAGCGGATTCTTCTTGTAGTTATTTGAACTATTGgaaaatttaatgttcaattgaaattaaatgtaatatCGCTTCTGCTTTTGTAAAAGGAACGAGTGGAAGTTGGTCTGCTAATCACAACAGGGCATATACAAATGATGATAACGGTCGAATAACTACAACTATAGACGACGATGATGAAAACGAATATGAAGTAATAAGAAGAACGAAAACaatgcatttaaaatatatattttagtttataatattaatttaactttAGTAAATGATAACTTGGTAATGAATGtggtttttttatataattttttaacattttacatGGTCGCCATTCTAGATCTAAAAGCTTTTCATTATTagataaaaacaattataagtGTTCTCAGAATAACtgcatcgttggaatatttAACTTTTGCAGCAACAGTATCTCCTCCGAATAAGATTTTCATTATCAGTCAGCATCTTTTTTGTCCACGCATCGCATCAGTGGAAAAGAACTGTAACGGTTAAAATTGACAAAAGTAATGTTATGTTATGCCAACTTCGACCGGTTAATGTGTTGTATATAGTACTCGCACTCGATGTAGAATTGCCAACGGCCTCAACTTCGGGTAACTGTGCCATCGTGTTAGTTTGGGATTCATTCAATGTTGGCCGATAGCTCGAATCAATCGTGTTCGTCTTGCAAATTTGTGCGTAGACCTTGGCGGCGATCTTAGGCGTACGAGTGCGATTCGGATGATTGAAGTCCACGTGGTAGAGACCGAAATGTGCTCTaaaatatgtaagaaaaaatcgGTAAAAACTTGGTAAAAAACGTAGATCAAGTTAGTATAAAATACTTACGTATAGCCAACTATCCACTCGAAACTATCCATCAAGCTCCAATAATTGTATCCCTGTACATTTGCACCATCTTCAATGGCATCCAAAATGGCTGTAATCATTAATAAAGAtccattatataatatataataattaaaaattggataatttttttcagatactatcaataaatatttctctGTATGCATATAGATATTTCAGACATACCGGATAGATAGGCGTTGAGAAAATCAATGCGTTTGTAATCCTCAAGGTCGCTTTCGTAGCTTACGCCATTTTCAGTCACAATTATAGGCGGATTGTCATATTCTCGCACGATCCACATTAGTAAACTGTACATGCCACTGGGAACGACCTAAAATGTgttcattaaaaatgttttcattactaaaaaaatttatatatttttttaaactgtggATTGTGGAGGTGGATtgattacaaatatattattttagctCGCTTCAGACTCATTTAACGACTtattatacatacttaaataagtTTTAGTTATCCAACAGTTTCTGCTGCTGATGCGGAACTTCATTCGAATTTTCTCACACATCTCTAATGTAAATTATGGTCGATGCGGATATTACCATATTGGATTATACATAAGAAATATTACTCAAAAAAACTTCTAATTATCATCCTATAACATTAGAAGATCttataatgaataaaattcCTCAACTTTCCGACTGTTTTTTCCATTCcatgtaatatttttctttaatgagaTTTCACTTCACTCAAAATGGTTAGCGGAACTTGAGCATAAATTTATGGAAAtcccatatatttataaattaatagaaatcaaaaaatttacatttttttcgaaatagtatataaattatttttcaaatttctttgcaCTATCTtattgatacatatgtatatggtttgaTGATGATTATGATGGATAACAAACTATATTCAACTCTCTTTCTACGCACTTTCAATTTCAAagatcaaaaaattaattgatgaaTATTTAAGTTTCAATTACCTTAAACACTGGGGATTGCGTATCGGGCCAGTTGGGATCGTCATCCTCGACGACGCCCATATCGTGACTGAATGACGGCACGGGAAAATTAGCAGTATTGTTTTGATCGTTGAACGTCACTCGGCTAGTTGTGTACGTATTAAGGCCAAAGAAATCCGCAGTTCCGCGTATACGAATTATTTCTTCCTCTGTGTATTCCGGTAAACGTGAACGAGTGAAACCTTGTTGTTTGCTAAAATTACCTATGCGATCGATCATGATTTGCGGATAGTTGCCACTTTTCGAGAATATCGGATGTGCAAACCAGCCCaaatagaattgcaaagcacGCTCAGATGCTTCGCGATCATCGTCCGAATCCGTTTTGGGTTGCATATACGATGTGTGCATAGTAAAACCGATTTTGCCCTTCTGTACTTCCTGATAGTGGTCACGATACATATGCACCACTTCGGCATGTGCCTTTAGTAAATAGTGTCCGCACAAATAGTTCGGAATTCCAGGATAATTATAGGAGGGCGCCATATAATCAACACTATAACCATATTCACATATAAACGTCGGTTCATTGATCGTTGTCCAGATCTTTACACGATCGCCATACATCTCGAACAATAGACGCGCATAATCTTTAAATACTGGTATAATTTCGGGATTGGTCCAGCCACCCAATTCTTGTAAACGTTGTGGTAGATCCCAGTGATAGATTGTGACCATTGGTGTAATATTATAGTGCAGAAGCTCGTTAATCAGATCATTGTAGTGGCGAATACCTTCACTGTTGACATTATTCATATAGCCGCCCGGCAAGATGCGGGGCCATGAGATCGAAAATCGATACACGTGTACGTTTAGGTCACGCAGCATTTGTACATCGCGACGCCACTGTGCGGAGGGAAAtagaaaagtttaattaaatagcGTACTCGAGGTAAAAAACCTTTTTCACTTtggaatgcaataaaatttataaaaaatattcatagaaAGAGTCTGAATTGTAGTAGTGTAGAAATATAACAAGAAGACCTTGTCTCAACAAGTGGCTAGTGTTTTCTCAATAGTTCATTAATTTGCTACATTTCCAGGTGCCTTCATTGTTTGAACTAAAGTTGTGTCTTTTATTCTTTTTGAATTCATTTCTAAGGCATAATTGCTTATGTGCAAAAAGTTTGAAGCGCTCCCTTCAGTTATAGAATCATATAGAATTCATTGAACTTTCGAATGCCGTCGATAAAATCTCAAGATTTGTTTTTATCAGTCCACAATTGATAATAATATTACCAACCCGTTGTAAGGgaactttttatttgcatttccgACTCCTACATCTACTTAAGTCATGTCAATTCGTGACGCCTATCCACATATTAAgtcaattaattcaattaatccGCATTAATCGATCTTGTCAACATgtgcatataaaattattatttgcagtAAAATTGTGCTTACaaattgccacctgtttgaaccACTGGAATGTACTTTTATGTCTTTCATTTCATTAATGCACATTAGTTACCGCTTTCGAGTTAATTTATGCATTTGGTGAATGTAAATCTCTACTTGTATTTTATACTAGGGTGAACTAACTTGTTCTCTAGCAAATTCCAACAGTTCCAAATTTTCGTAAGTCGGCGTctaataatgcaaaaaaatgtaaatcaaaTTATAAGTCAGTTacgaaattaattgaattaatttgacTAGAAATTATACATTACATAAAATTTTCCTTGAATTTCGGTATTGTAAAATCTTTATAAACTCTTCTGAtttatattctaatatttgcaaagttttcgtttttctttgaGTTAGTATGTTCGTTCACTTTCCTTACTTTAAGTGATTATTGCTCTGTGCTAATTGAGGTTTAGTTAGATTCAGAAACCGACCACCCAATTTTACACACAAACGCTCAGATTTATAGCACTTTAATTTGAATGTGTAAGTAGTCTTATAGAAATTGGAAAATACAGATAAAAATGAGCATTGGATGTCATCACACTCCAGACTGCTTCGTTAATTGGTCAATAATCTTTATCGTAATTTCTATGCAATCACTTCTAATCACGTCACCTACTTGTTAATCAGAGAAAAAGTACGATAAAATATTCCTAGAAttttagaaatagaaaaataatgtttataaaaatagaGCAAATCTCCccattgttttatataaaattagttgCACTTGAGGAAAACCaataacaatttatatattCAGGTAATTTGGCATAAGTATGTCtaactgtatttgtatattttacctGATGATAGCTGTCACATGCAATATCCCCATTTGACTGATCAGCAATTTTTTCCGGGTAATTGTGTGTTAGATGATCCCAAATTGATTCTCCTTTGCCAGATTCATTCCAAGCACCCTCAATTTGATATGGTGACGAACCGATGCCCCAAATGAAGCCGTGAggaaattgtcgtttttttggTTCCACTGGTGGGCCTCTGGAAATGAAAAAGTTAGTATTAAAGTACATTCAAAATAATCaagaaacaaataaggaagagctaagatCAATTATCAAATATCAAAACTGGTGGCATATTTTCTGTGGatggaaaaaatttgtattaataaacgGTGTATATAACGAGTataacgagggtaagacgaaatatctcctgtccacgtcagtgttgacagtcataaatttgaagtcgtagacaatttcgtcaatcttggaaccaacattaacatcaacaacaatatccaacgcagaataactcttgccaacaggtgatacatcggactaagtaggcaatggggaagtaaagtcctctctcgacgaacaaaaaccaaactctgtaaggCACTCATTatacccgtcctgctatatggtgcagaggcatggacgatgacaacatctgatgagtcgacgttacgagttcgagagaaagattctgcgaaagatttatggccctggatcgttggccacggcgaatatcgcattcgatggaacgatgagctgtacgagttatgcgactatattgacatagttcagcaaattaaaagacagcggctacgctggctaggtcatgttgtccgaatggacgaaaacactccagttttaaaagtattcgacgcagtacccaccgggggaagcagaggaagaggaagacaggTGCTTCATTACATATTGTACAGAGAAATTATGAgatataatttcgaaatttaagtTGGCTAATGAGATGCCGGACCTTCAATTTAGAGATAtagcaacatttttaattaacaattattAATTTGCGAAAGAAAAAGAGCAAAACATTCATAGATACAAGAGCTATGATTGCATTGCactgcaacaaaaattaaaaataataatcactATGAGAAAACTCTTCGACGCCAACAGAAAAACTGCTTTTATTTGAATTCCAATgcacaataaaaatttctcagaaCAGTGATTAACTATAATCAGAAAATTACATTAATGAGTCAATTAGAACAattcgaccagattttatcttttttcctaataccacatactattaacatgtcacatcctaaaaaataaaaaaccaatcatatagagtaaagccagccgaatgttcgaaaatcctgatattatctacatatacatatggggggtaagtcaagttttcgcttaaattaatatattttaagcacaaagatacactgttatgagtaaaacaccttcccacattttcattgagatagctCACATATTGGCCATTATaagcggtacaaagtcacccggaagttcgattttctttataataggtatatggggactaagggaagtattggcccgattcaacccattttgaaCTTACGAACACACCATTGTGAGAGAAGTATTATCccataatttcaattatatatcttatacattgaccgatattttcgatcaaaagttaACCACAGGTAAAATTCCAAAGTTAATTTTCGAAATGCTGCTCATCTTAATTAATGCAAAATGTATGTTTATAGtgcaagtaattttttttaaacacaattaaCTTAGTTTCGTAAAAGCGACAGTGCCTTTTGTACAGTCATTTTATAAAAAGGATCCCTGCTCAGTCAAGGATACTTACGTTGACAAGCAGACACTTAGCGCGATCATGCACAAAAATGTTATCAAATGCAGATACAATTTCTCCATATTGCTATCAAGTACACTGTGACAATTcacttaattttcttaattgattttaacgtctcataaaatattttatttattatcctccgctaaatgttaaaaaaacacCAACTTTTTCGCTGTAAAATTTGGCAGGAAAATCTCTTTTTCGTGCAATATGCTTTAAGGCAAGTTCGACACTTTCACACCGTGTATACGAATTCAACCTAGTCGATTTGTGAATTAGTAATTTTGACGACCAGAATGTAGGCGGCCAAATGACAATAACGTGTAAGGACCACTCATTTTAAACTAACTGCCGGCAGCGACAATAACGATCGCAGCAGAGTTGACGGCGGCAGCAGAGTCAATTGAACAAACAACGCCAACAATCGCGGTAGCCGCCACCGCATTCCGCGCCCATCTCATTGACTATTTGTTTGGACAGCCATCTGCtattgaaaatagtttgtttGGATACTGTTATGGTTACTCATCGCCCCTCGCTATGGATTATTTCTTTGGTTATTCATTAGTTACCACTGTCTGTCGTATCGGTTACCTTTTtccttgtaaataaaataattgataataatttttttttaagtttacatatttatgcataacagctatgcatattttttctttctatttttataaattttcagtaATTATTTGGGATTAgtttctaaatatgtattaccaattatatatacatacattacaaactgaattttccttcttacaatcatttttaaaaattttcagtaattgctttaaatttgtcttcttctttactggcgtagacagcgcttacacggttaaagccgagttaacaacagcgcgtcagtcgtttcttcttttcgcaaagtggcgcccatttgcttcgctgccttatccattctggagaaagcagaactaacgtcgcggtgtgttaataataagtaaattatgtacataagtggaGTGGTTATGGAGTTTTGGTCACACTACTTTTGCTGGGATgtgtg from Bactrocera tryoni isolate S06 chromosome 5, CSIRO_BtryS06_freeze2, whole genome shotgun sequence includes these protein-coding regions:
- the LOC120776440 gene encoding myrosinase 1-like isoform X1; the encoded protein is MEKLYLHLITFLCMIALSVCLSTGPPVEPKKRQFPHGFIWGIGSSPYQIEGAWNESGKGESIWDHLTHNYPEKIADQSNGDIACDSYHQWRRDVQMLRDLNVHVYRFSISWPRILPGGYMNNVNSEGIRHYNDLINELLHYNITPMVTIYHWDLPQRLQELGGWTNPEIIPVFKDYARLLFEMYGDRVKIWTTINEPTFICEYGYSVDYMAPSYNYPGIPNYLCGHYLLKAHAEVVHMYRDHYQEVQKGKIGFTMHTSYMQPKTDSDDDREASERALQFYLGWFAHPIFSKSGNYPQIMIDRIGNFSKQQGFTRSRLPEYTEEEIIRIRGTADFFGLNTYTTSRVTFNDQNNTANFPVPSFSHDMGVVEDDDPNWPDTQSPVFKVVPSGMYSLLMWIVREYDNPPIIVTENGVSYESDLEDYKRIDFLNAYLSAILDAIEDGANVQGYNYWSLMDSFEWIVGYTAHFGLYHVDFNHPNRTRTPKIAAKVYAQICKTNTIDSSYRPTLNESQTNTMAQLPEVEAVGNSTSSASTIYNTLTGRSWHNITLLLSILTVTVLFH
- the LOC120776440 gene encoding myrosinase 1-like isoform X3, which gives rise to MEKLYLHLITFLCMIALSVCLSTGPPVEPKKRQFPHGFIWGIGSSPYQIEGAWNESGKGESIWDHLTHNYPEKIADQSNGDIACDSYHQWRRDVQMLRDLNVHVYRFSISWPRILPGGYMNNVNSEGIRHYNDLINELLHYNITPMVTIYHWDLPQRLQELGGWTNPEIIPVFKDYARLLFEMYGDRVKIWTTINEPTFICEYGYSVDYMAPSYNYPGIPNYLCGHYLLKAHAEVVHMYRDHYQEVQKGKIGFTMHTSYMQPKTDSDDDREASERALQFYLGWFAHPIFSKSGNYPQIMIDRIGNFSKQQGFTRSRLPEYTEEEIIRIRGTADFFGLNTYTTSRVTFNDQNNTANFPVPSFSHDMGVVEDDDPNWPDTQSPVFKVVPSGMYSLLMWIVREYDNPPIIVTENGVSYESDLEDYKRIDFLNAYLSAILDAIEDGANVQGYNYWSLMDSFEWIVGYTAHFGLYHVDFNHPNRTRTPKIAAKVYAQICKTNTIDSSYRPTLNESQTNTMAQLPEVEAVGNSTSILFH
- the LOC120776440 gene encoding myrosinase 1-like isoform X2; translation: MEKLYLHLITFLCMIALSVCLSTGPPVEPKKRQFPHGFIWGIGSSPYQIEGAWNESGKGESIWDHLTHNYPEKIADQSNGDIACDSYHQWRRDVQMLRDLNVHVYRFSISWPRILPGGYMNNVNSEGIRHYNDLINELLHYNITPMVTIYHWDLPQRLQELGGWTNPEIIPVFKDYARLLFEMYGDRVKIWTTINEPTFICEYGYSVDYMAPSYNYPGIPNYLCGHYLLKAHAEVVHMYRDHYQEVQKGKIGFTMHTSYMQPKTDSDDDREASERALQFYLGWFAHPIFSKSGNYPQIMIDRIGNFSKQQGFTRSRLPEYTEEEIIRIRGTADFFGLNTYTTSRVTFNDQNNTANFPVPSFSHDMGVVEDDDPNWPDTQSPVFKVVPSGMYSLLMWIVREYDNPPIIVTENGVSYESDLEDYKRIDFLNAYLSAILDAIEDGANVQGYNYWSLMDSFEWIVGYTAHFGLYHVDFNHPNRTRTPKIAAKVYAQICKTNTIDSSYRPTLNESQTNTMAQLPEVEAVGNSTSSAILFH